From Pungitius pungitius chromosome 9, fPunPun2.1, whole genome shotgun sequence, one genomic window encodes:
- the cxxc4 gene encoding CXXC-type zinc finger protein 4, whose amino-acid sequence MANINNALCIETGQNADVSLLQKDILQDGGLSQLLDYNAEMERYRSFANFYKNNGAFPQTAKIARITTPIFPSARIGMSPWNCDNAMLWGRKSAAINPNRTSMHRNDSQRPGKPGVPPETLQMANNNFLSTLSPEHCRPLAGECMNKLKCGAAEAEIMNLPERVGTFSAIPALGGISLPPGVIVMTALHSPAASAAVTDSAFQIANLADCPQNNSSVSSGNPAKKKRKRCGVCAPCRRLINCGVCSSCRNRKTGHQICKFRKCEELKKKPGSSLERTPVSSGEAFRWFF is encoded by the exons ATGGCCAACATAAACAATGCGCTTTGCATCGAAACCGGACAGAACGCAGACGTGTCTCTCTTACAAAAGGATATTCTTCAGGATGGTGGATTAAGCCAGCTTTTGGATTATAACGCCGAAATGGAAAGGTACCGGTCttttgcaaacttttacaaAAACAACGGGGCATTCCCGCAGACTGCCAAGATTGCCCGCATCACAACGCCCATTTTCCCCAGCGCCAGAATTGGCATGTCCCCTTGGAACTGCGATAACGCCATGCTCTGGGGAAGGAAATCAGCGGCAATAAACCCTAATAGGACCAGCATGCATAGAAATGACTCCCAGAGGCCGGGGAAGCCTGGCGTGCCGCCAGAGACGCTGCAAATGGCAAATAATAATTTCCTCTCTACCTTATCCCCCGAACACTGCAGACCTTTAGCAGGCGAATGCATGAACAAGCTGAAATGCGGCGCTGCTGAAGCAGAGATAATGAATCTCCCAGAACGCGTTGGAACTTTTTCCGCTATCCCGGCTTTAGGGGGCATCTCATTACCTCCCGGGGTCATCGTCATGACAGCCCTTCACTCCcccgcagcctcagcagccgTTACAGACAGTGCGTTTCAAATTGCCAATCTGGCAGACTGCCCACAGAATAATTCCTCGGTATCCAGTGGAAACCCAgcgaagaagaaaaggaaaaggtgtgGGGTCTGTGCGCCCTGCAGGCGGCTAATCAACTGTGGTGTCTGCAGCAGTTGTCGGAACCGCAAAACGGGCCACCAGATCTGCAAATTTAGGAAATGCGAGGAGTTGAAGAAGAAGCCCGGCTCGTCGCTGGAG AGGACGCCCGTCAGCAGCGGGGAAGCTTTCCGGTGGTTCTTTTAG